In one Polaribacter sp. ALD11 genomic region, the following are encoded:
- a CDS encoding efflux RND transporter periplasmic adaptor subunit, translating to MRKIYLLLITTLILTSCGGKKEVSVDDVLATNDVAQIKSKKATLDAKQQELSVELKKLNDRLDDLNEDKNIPLITTFKVKEEVFTHFIELQGNVQTKQNVLIYPEMPGILNSVLVKEGQKVTKGQVLARIDDGGMSQQLAQLNSNAQLAKTTYERQKRLWDQKIGSEIQFLQAKTSYEAQSSAVNQLKIQLGKSTIRAPFSGIIDNIFRERGTVVAPGQGSEIFRILNLSNMYIETEVPETYIGSITENKSVEVNFPVLGETLNSKIRQVGNFINPNNRSFKIEIGVPNLKGKVKPNLTARLKLNDYTNVNAVLIPQSIISENAKGEQFIYVIKNKKDNNEAIAERLIIETGRTQGDYIEVVKNLTADAEVVMEGARSVNNGQVVKVINK from the coding sequence ATGAGAAAAATATATTTACTACTAATTACAACGCTTATTTTAACTTCTTGTGGAGGTAAAAAAGAAGTTTCTGTAGATGACGTTTTAGCTACAAATGATGTTGCTCAAATAAAATCTAAAAAAGCAACATTAGATGCTAAACAACAAGAATTATCTGTTGAGTTAAAAAAACTAAACGATCGATTAGATGATTTGAATGAAGATAAAAATATTCCTTTAATAACAACATTTAAAGTTAAAGAAGAAGTTTTTACACACTTTATAGAACTACAAGGTAATGTGCAAACAAAACAGAATGTTTTAATATACCCTGAAATGCCAGGAATTTTAAACAGTGTTCTTGTAAAAGAAGGTCAGAAAGTTACCAAAGGGCAAGTTTTAGCAAGAATTGATGACGGAGGAATGTCTCAACAATTAGCACAATTAAATTCAAATGCACAATTGGCAAAAACGACCTATGAACGTCAGAAAAGATTGTGGGACCAAAAAATTGGATCAGAAATTCAGTTTTTACAAGCAAAAACATCTTATGAAGCTCAAAGTAGTGCTGTAAATCAGTTGAAAATTCAGTTAGGAAAATCTACTATTAGAGCTCCTTTTTCTGGAATTATAGATAATATTTTTAGAGAAAGAGGAACTGTAGTTGCTCCTGGTCAAGGTTCAGAAATTTTTAGAATTCTAAACCTTTCTAATATGTATATTGAAACAGAAGTGCCAGAAACTTATATTGGTAGTATTACTGAGAACAAATCTGTAGAAGTAAACTTCCCTGTATTAGGTGAAACATTAAATTCTAAAATTAGACAAGTTGGTAATTTTATCAACCCTAATAACAGGTCTTTTAAAATAGAAATTGGTGTACCTAATTTAAAAGGAAAAGTGAAACCAAACTTAACTGCAAGATTAAAATTAAACGATTATACGAATGTAAATGCCGTTTTAATACCACAAAGTATAATTTCTGAAAATGCAAAAGGAGAACAGTTTATTTACGTTATAAAAAATAAAAAAGATAATAACGAAGCAATAGCAGAAAGGTTAATTATCGAAACAGGAAGAACTCAAGGAGATTATATCGAAGTAGTTAAAAATCTTACTGCAGATGCCGAAGTAGTTATGGAAGGCGCTAGAAGTGTAAATAACGGACAGGTTGTAAAAGTGATTAATAAATAG
- a CDS encoding TolC family protein: protein MKKLILVCISTCFFLVTNAQEKTQQLSLKEAINFALENSYNTKASQNDILSAQKKVWETTTIGLPQIDGKVDYQNFIKQPITLADFDQDGTNEEFVFGTKQNMNATVTLKQLLFDGSYLVGLQASKTYLKISEQANKKTEMLTKEAVINAYGNVLVTERSIIILEGNIKILQKNYDDAKKIYENGLNEEEDVEQLEITLGNLKNQLNSVIRMKGIAYQMLNLSLGNAIETKLVLTDSLDSLAEENISLALISQSFNVNNHIDFKISENDRETKRLMMKLEQSKALPTLSAFVNYGAQANSNSFTFLKNDQRWFDSSLLGVSLNVPIFSSFGRKAKTAQAKIALENADLRLEEMKQRLSLEAQKAKNDYQISIDNYQTSKKNVGLAERIEKKQRVKFFEGISSSFDLLQAQNQLYTQQQNYIQSMLDVIAKKATLENALNLPIK from the coding sequence ATGAAAAAATTAATTCTGGTATGCATAAGTACCTGTTTTTTCTTAGTAACAAATGCACAAGAAAAAACACAACAGCTCTCTTTAAAGGAAGCTATAAATTTTGCCTTAGAGAATAGCTACAACACAAAAGCATCGCAAAATGATATTCTTTCTGCTCAGAAAAAAGTTTGGGAAACCACCACAATTGGTCTTCCTCAAATAGACGGAAAAGTAGATTATCAAAATTTTATAAAACAACCAATAACACTTGCAGATTTTGATCAAGATGGTACAAATGAAGAATTTGTATTTGGAACAAAACAAAACATGAACGCTACTGTAACTTTAAAACAACTATTGTTTGACGGCTCTTATTTAGTAGGTTTACAAGCATCTAAAACATATTTAAAAATTTCTGAACAAGCAAACAAGAAAACAGAAATGTTAACCAAAGAAGCTGTTATTAATGCTTATGGAAATGTTTTAGTTACAGAAAGGAGTATTATTATATTAGAAGGAAACATAAAAATTCTTCAGAAAAACTATGATGATGCTAAAAAAATCTATGAGAATGGTTTAAATGAAGAAGAAGACGTTGAGCAATTAGAAATTACATTAGGTAATTTAAAAAACCAATTAAATAGCGTTATAAGAATGAAAGGCATTGCATACCAGATGCTAAACCTCTCTTTAGGTAATGCTATTGAAACAAAATTAGTTCTTACAGATTCTTTAGATTCTTTGGCGGAGGAAAATATTAGTTTAGCATTAATTTCACAAAGTTTTAATGTAAACAATCACATCGATTTTAAAATTTCTGAAAACGACAGAGAAACAAAAAGATTAATGATGAAATTAGAGCAAAGTAAAGCTTTGCCTACGTTAAGTGCTTTTGTAAATTATGGCGCACAAGCAAATTCAAATTCTTTTACATTCTTAAAAAACGACCAACGTTGGTTTGATTCTTCTCTCTTGGGAGTAAGTTTAAATGTGCCTATTTTTAGTAGCTTTGGTAGAAAAGCAAAAACTGCACAAGCAAAAATAGCATTAGAAAATGCAGATTTAAGACTAGAAGAAATGAAGCAAAGACTTTCTTTAGAAGCACAAAAAGCAAAAAATGATTATCAAATAAGTATTGATAACTACCAAACATCAAAGAAAAATGTTGGTTTAGCAGAACGAATAGAAAAGAAACAACGTGTTAAATTTTTTGAAGGAATTTCTTCTAGTTTCGATTTATTGCAGGCACAAAATCAATTATACACGCAACAACAAAATTACATTCAATCTATGTTAGATGTAATTGCAAAAAAGGCAACATTAGAAAACGCATTAAACCTACCAATCAAATAA
- a CDS encoding TetR/AcrR family transcriptional regulator — MREKILEKSNELFLNLGFKSVTMDEIASSLGVSKKTIYKYFKNKTELVEAVTHYMFDTICSGIDGICELKLDAIDELFSIKRFVMENLKDEKSSPQYQLQKYYPKIYASLKQKQFHIMQDCVIDNLKKGIDTELYRESIDLEFISRIYFNGMIGIKDKDLFPLTNYSMNILMSNYLEYHLRAISTQKGIQQLENQLKLK; from the coding sequence ATGAGAGAAAAAATATTAGAAAAATCGAATGAACTCTTCTTAAACCTAGGTTTTAAGAGTGTTACTATGGATGAAATTGCAAGCTCACTTGGAGTTTCAAAAAAAACTATTTACAAATATTTTAAAAATAAAACCGAACTTGTAGAAGCAGTAACGCATTATATGTTTGACACAATTTGTAGTGGAATTGACGGCATCTGCGAATTAAAATTAGATGCCATTGATGAACTTTTTTCTATAAAAAGATTCGTTATGGAAAATTTGAAAGACGAAAAATCTTCTCCCCAATACCAACTTCAAAAATATTACCCGAAAATTTATGCATCTTTAAAGCAGAAACAGTTTCATATAATGCAAGATTGTGTGATAGACAATTTAAAAAAAGGGATCGATACGGAGCTTTATAGAGAAAGTATAGATTTAGAATTTATTTCAAGAATTTATTTTAACGGAATGATAGGCATAAAGGATAAGGATTTATTTCCTTTAACAAATTATTCTATGAATATCTTAATGAGTAATTATTTAGAATATCATTTAAGAGCAATAAGTACACAAAAAGGAATACAACAATTAGAAAACCAATTAAAACTGAAATAA